The Eulemur rufifrons isolate Redbay chromosome 14, OSU_ERuf_1, whole genome shotgun sequence sequence attgctcaggctggagttcagtggctcttgttcacaggcatgatcacAGTACACTGCGGTCTCCACCTCgtgggctcaaacaatccacctgcactggcctccacagtagctgggactacaggcgggcaccaccacgcccagctgcaCTTGGTTTCTGAATGTCGTCTGGAGCTGAAACCACAGAATGCCCAGAATCACCTTCAGACAACCTGGCAGCTGTTCAGCTCAACGTCCTCCCTTCAGCCATGCCAGCTGTCCTCACAGGCACCGTCTGTGCTCATCTTCTAGTTTTTTCTCAGATGTGACAGCAGCATTCAAAGTGACTTTAAGCTCCTGGTGCCACTTGGTGtttgaaacaaaaaacaaaccccaaaaaaTGACTTTAAGGAATACATTTGCAATGCAGATTTTATGCCTCTTCTAAAAATGGCCTACCTGCTAAAATATCTGCATAGTAATTGTAGTATGGACTTTCAAAATTTGGATATTCCAGTTTATTTAATGTGAAAACAATAGTACCAGTATTTTTGTTGGTGATGGATTATGTCTGGGTCCAACCAGGAGAGAAATCACATGGTAATTTGAACAAGgaaaagtttaatataaaaaaaaatcatcggctggttgtggtggctcatacctgcaacTCGAGCACTTGGGCAGGCCGAGACAGTAGGACtgtttaaggccaggagttagagaccagcctgagcaaaactgagaccctgtctctacaaaaaatagaaaaattagctgggcatggtggcacatgcctgtagtcccagctactaaggaggctgaggcaggaagattgctggagcccaggagtttgaggttgctgtgagctatgatgacatcactgctgTCTAgtctgggcaatggagtgagaccctggctcatcaaaaaacaacaaaaactgtaACAGGGAATTAGAAAAATGTAGGATTAGATTGTGTATTattttcctagggctgccataacaaattgccacaaattcattctctaacagttctggaggctagaaatctgaaatcaagacATCTGCAGGGCTCCAAGACCCTGGATAgaatccctcctcccctcttcctagCTTCCGGTGGTTGTTgacaatccttggcattccttggcttgtacatgcatcactccaatctctgcttctgttgtcATATGGCATTCTCCAGGTGTGTCTCTGTgcgtgtcttcacatggcattctcctatgtatctgtgtccaaatttctgttcttataaggacactagtaaTTATATTAGGGCCCATCCTATCCTAGTATGACCTCATGTAaacttgattacatctgtaaagaatatatttcccaataaggtcacattcacagaaactgggggtgggggtgggttaGAACTTAAACATCTCTTtggttggggggaagggatgcAAATTCTACCCACTCCCAGATGGTAagtaaagaaaattctaaaaatgcaaGAATAGCAGATATAAGGAGCCGTCACTGTACAGGCTGAGATAGAGCATACAAGAAAAAAACCTCCATCCTCTGTGGGGCTGAGATCCAGAACTTTTTGGAGAAGGCACAGAATTTGCTCGGGGTAGAGCGTGGTGGAACTTGTTGGAAATCCATCCTCTGGCACTTGCTAGAAATCTTCCCTCTAGGGTGCCATGGGAAGGTGTCTCAGAGGAGGCTCTCCAATACAAAACCATCCTCGAGGGCGCCAGGGGGAGCTGCTGGCCCTTGGATGCTGCTGGCCACGGTGCAGGGCACTGGAGAAGCTGCCTGCAGCGCAGAAGCTGGGAGCCCGGGGGACCCACTTGTGCgctgcaggaggcagggctgcAGGTAGGGCTCACTGAACCAGGAAGCAAAACTCTTTCTTCCTGCAATGTCTCCCCAGCCATCTATTGACAAAATTTAGCATGAATGCCagctgacaaagaaaaaatatttaaagggccCAGACCCATTTttacagagcaggaaaaaaagatggattgggagctgagagagacaataaattgataactggcACAGTGACAGACTGTTTCAGATATAACAGGCAGAGTCTTTCAGCCTTCTTTGCTCTCTCTCCAATCCTCCCGACCTTCTTCCCTCCTGATATCCTCACCTAAGCCCTGTCACTTTACCACTCAGCTCCTCCAAACCTGAACCCTgcctgccaccctccccccactcccaaaAAAAGGGGGCAAGGATGGAACTAGCGGCAGGTGGCTCTCTACACTGGGAGTAGAGAGGAGGTAGACCATGGGCAGGACCAGCtttctcagattaaaaaaaagtaattttagcaACCTGAAGTGGCTGATTAGAGTAGAAAAGCCCTCAGAGGAGGTCTTGAAAGTGCCTCTTCGGAGGAGTTACATTGGGCAGGACTGTGCTGAAACCTGGCTGAACCAGGTAATTCAGGACTGAAGTTgagggaagaggcagagccagtGGCAATCTTGTACACAGGGATATAAATGCAGTGACATAAAACTCCAAACTCACGAGATAGGCACCTATCTTTCCCCAGGGCACAGTACATGGGAGGTGTTGAAATTTTGTTGAATGGCTGATGCAAACCGGAGCAGCAACCCAAACCCAAGGCTTCTTGTCATTTCTCAGGGGTGGCTGTTGGCAAAGGGCCATGCATCCCTAACTGACCATCCCACCCATCTCAACAGCCTGCAGCCACAATCCAGCAATGGCCGATCTGGAGCTTAGGCTAGAGGCTCATACACAGGAAGGTACTGAGCAAGCGCAGCTGGCTTGATGACCAGAAGAGAGAGAGCACCAGAGAGCAAGATGAAGCAGTCCTGATCATCCTCTTTTCACCTGTAGCCTGAGACTTAAATTATTTGTCAAGCACATTTGGATGTGTCTTCTTGGTTGATCTTAACGTTCCAAGTCTATTTTGCGATAGTCATGACAGGGTttaatgttcccattttacatatgagacaACTGGGGCCAGGAACAGTTAAAAAGATGGGAGACCCAGAGTCTAAGGGGGCCCAGAGTTTCTGAAGAATGATACAATGAAGTGCACTGACAGCCAATCTCCACAGTGGCAGTTCCATCAGAAGCTGTGGAGCCTTTGGCTGCTGGGTCAGTACACATTTGTCACACCCTGCGGTGTGTACACAGGTGATGGGTAAGGTAGGAGTTGTTGAAATGGTAGTCACAAAAAGGACAGAGGTGAGATCATGAGGCTGTGAAGGCTCACCCTTGTCGGCCTGGGCTGAGGGCCAAGATTGCCACAGTCCATCTTAGACATCAATTTGATGAACTCCAGTATCCTAAGTTAGGGTCATAGGGCTGGACCCTCCCTACCAGATTCTCAGGCCCAGGCCTTTTCTTTAGATTACTGCCTGGGCTCTTGGGGTTGCTGACTTCTTCAGGAGACCTAGAAAATCAAAACTCAGATTAGGCTTGCTCTGCTCTTGAAGGCTTTtcctgccctggggcctgggaagcACCTGTGGGTTTAAAACTCTCAACTCACCAAGGTTGGGAAAAATCTCAGCTGGATGAATCATCGCCACACCTCCAAGAAACATCCTCAGGCACCAGCTCTGCTCCGGAGGCAGAACACTTCTGGGCAGAAGGGCTGCCACCTACTCCCACCAGGAGTCTTGTAATGGATTTCCAGGGGACCCAGGAGGCCTAGTGTTACAAAGAGATGCTGTAGTCCTTGGGGACACAGCCGGGGAGTCTTCATTTTATACACAAGCTCTTACTGATTCTGCATTTTCCACAATATcctattttattactttcatcCTTCAACCCCCTGCGAAAGAATGACGCTGGGCTGGTGCCTCTGCACCTTATCCCAGACCCAGGATTCTAGGCTTCCGGCTCTtgttttatcaagaaaataaggGCTAGTTTGGACCAGGGAATCGTGGGGAAGGAGAGTTAGTGCAGGCACGGGTTTTGGCGAGCCGGTGAGGGCGTCTTCACAGTGCAAGAAGCCAGTACATGCCACTCCCTCCCCACCAACAGCCCGGCTCCAGGTAAAGGCTCCATGGTGCAGCCTCTCCCAGCAGCGGGATCCCACTCTTGATCCCTTACTCCTCGGGACTATTTACGATCCCCAGCAGGCAGGCCCCTCATGAGTGAGTAGCCCCTGGGAGCCGGGAACAGAAAGAGGGAAGCGAGCCAAGATGGGTTATTAGTCTCCTGCAATGATGCCCCTGAACCCTCTGTGCGGCCCGCAGACAACCCCACTGCTGCGGGGAGAAGTGCAGTATACAATACTCAAGGGAAGTGACGCTCCACGCTTCCAACCTCCTCCCCACTTCGGCTCAGCCCAATCTCTCCAGGACGCCGCGTGAGCAACGGAGCCGGAGGCCGCACCAGCCTTGGTCTTCAGCCGCAGGTGTTCGGACTCAGGGTCTCCGTCATCCCCTCCCAAACTCGGACACTGTGCCCTGGGAACCCCGTTGAGGAAACCAGGATGGTGCCGGAACCAGCTTCAAATGAGGCCACTCTAGGAAATTGGGAATTTCACATATCGTTAGCACTCAGTCGACGTTTATTGGCCTAAGAACTAAAGAACCGGAAGATGCCCTTAAAAAACGTGGCGACACTCTAGCTTCATTACGGTTGCCTCACTATTTCAGGAAAGCTGGCATTGTATTTGACCACGGACGGGCCCTCAAAAGATGACGCCATCCCTTCCACTAAGGTTCAACGAGGACCACGATATCTGCCCTCAATTATAATGGCGGCGCGGCCCAATTTGGCTTCTTGCCCCTAGGGGTGATGGCCGCCAGACAGCTTCACTTAGTTTCTCATTACCCCGGAAGACGGGGACCGGCGATTGGGCGGTGCCCGGAGGCTTCGAGAAGAAGGCTCTCGGCGGTTGGGCAGTGTTGAGTAAGCCTGGTTTTAAAGGAGCCGGAGGTGGGCGCTGCCAAAGACCCGGGATCGGCGGGAGGCGGCGGTGAGCGGCGCGCGGGGGAGGGCACGGAGCGGCTGGAGAGAGGGCGGGGAAGGAAACATTTGAACCATCTGGTCCCGGGCTGGGGGAGAACGCTTGGCGGGGAtccggggagggagggggtgtctGTGGGCGGGACCTCCCGGGATTGGAGTGAAGTGGGTATCTGCTTGACAGTGGATCCCCAGGGATCTAAACTGAGTTCGGTGATGCTCACGCTCAGGCCGCCCCTGTCTGAGTGGAACTTTGGCGAGCCGAAGCTCACAGGGGGAGAAGGCTCGCACGGCGTCCGATTGGAGGAACCGCGCTGTAGGAGTCTTTCTGCAGGGATCCAGTCTAGGGGATCTGGTGGGAGGGAGGATCGTCGGTGTGTGGAGTATTGCTTTGGAGTCCTTGGCCACTCGCTGGGAGGGATCCAGCCGAAACAGAGCCTCCCGGGACCGGGATCCCAGCGTGGAATCTGCAGGGACAAAGGCCTCGGGAGGCTCGGGCCGTGGGAGAAGTGGGGCCGCCGCTGTCCAGGTTCTCGCGGCAGGTGCCAGGCAGGGCGCAAGTGATCCGCTGatccaggcggcggcagcgggaggaCACCCGCTCCGGGTGGCCGGCCGGGGGCGCCCTTCTGCGCCCCAGGGCTCAGGCCTGTGGGCTACCGGGAGCCGCGGACGGACCATGAAGGGCGGAGCCCTCAGGGAGGGGCCGGCCCTCACACCCCGCTCCCCCACTCCCCCCCATCCCAGGCCGCAGCCTGGGATCCCCCAGGGACTCCCCCGGAGCCGCCGCTTACCCCATGGACTTGCCCGGGGACTCCAGGTGAGAGCGCACCCCGCCCGCCTGTCTTGAGCCTGGGAGACTGGGATCTTGGCGGCCGTACCGGGAAACTACAGAGCCAAGGACAGGTTCAAGCGACAGTCTGCTTCTTTCACCCTCCAGCCCGCCTGGCCAGCCGCGTCTGTGCCGCCAGCCCCTGGCTCGAGCATTATGGGGTGCCGGGAGCCCGAAACGGCCGAGGCTGCAGCCCCTCGGGGCCCCTTCTGCCCTGGAAAAGGCCTCTCGGCGGGTCCTGGCCGTGGTGCTGGAAGATGTCATGGCTGCCCACATGGTGAGCCCCCTAAACTGAGAGTGGCTCTTTTCCCCCACGCCCCTGCTGAGTTTCACAGTTGGACCGGATCCCTACCGAACATAACTGATGTCCAGACACTTCATTTTCATGCCCATCCCTCAGGCAGCCTCCCTAATGCTAGAGACCTCTTGGCTCTCACTCCAACCTAGGCAGGGGCTCCAgtgcccatcccccacctccaacCGGGCTGGAACCACATCCCTACAACTTTTAAGTATGAGAAACCTTTCTGCTTTCTTCCTAGCCCAACATCCTTGGACAGCAGGCTGAGGTCTTTGACTCCATTGCACAGATAAGAAAAACTGAGGCCCCAAATAAGGcagtgactcacccaaggtctttttttttttttttttttttttttgagacagagtctcgctttgttgcccgggctagagtgagtgccgtggcgtcagtctagctcacagcaacctcaaactcctgggcttaagcgatcctaccgcctcagcctcccgagtagctgggactacaggcatgcaccaccatgcctggctaattttttgtatatatatgtatattttagttgtccatataatttctttctatttttagtagagacggggtctcgctcttgctcaggctagtctcgaactcctgaccttgagcgctccacccgcctcggcctcccagagtgctaggattacaggcgtgagcacccAAGGTCTTTATCACTTTTCCAAACAACCTAAGTGAGAAGATTAATAACCCACATCCCACCCCTGCAGCTCAGGACTCTGTAATATCTAGCCCTTAATTCAGGATAACTCACCTGTTCTTTGGGGATATGAGTGAATTCTAGCCATAATCTCTGTCACATTTGTGGCTAAGGGCACTGTTAGgcacagggagaccctgtctagTCCAGCCACATTCTATCACCTTACTCCTGACACCTCTTCTTCTCATAGGCCCCTTTGGTGTCCCAAGAGGAAACCTCCATCCCACAGCACCACAGCTACCGTCAGGATTCGGTCCGCATCCAGCCACCTGCCTCGCTACCCCTGCAGGCTGCGTGGTCTTCGCAGGCCAGGTGAGCATGGCAGCGTAGCGGGCAAGCTGGGGACATAGCTGAGCCCCTCTGATCTTCCTGTTCCCTCTGTAGGCCTCCGGACCCACTGCATCTGTGCCGAGAGCCCTTGAGCCGCATCCACCGACCCTCTTCTGCTCTGAGGCAGCGATCAAAGACAAACCCTGGCCCAGAGGAGGGCCCTTCACAAAAGGTGGACCGggtcccccagcccaccctggtgGTGATGCTGGAAGACATTGCCAGTCCCAGACCCCCAGCTGAGGTATGGGAACATAGACTAAGGATGTCAGGGGTTCAGCTGGGGGCAGGCACTCCAGTGGGGATAGGAGAAGGGTAGGAGACCTGAGTCTTGGGTAGATTTCTCTCTGGGTAAGGAGGATGGCATTTTAGGTGGCAGCCACTGCCTGAGCAAAGACTATATAAAAAAGTCTTTGCTGTAAACCCAAGCAGATATCTGGGGACTAAAAGAGTCAGGGTACGAGAGGCTAAAGAAGCCAAAGGAGGCTTCCCTGCCTCCACACAAAAATCCTGTTTTTATCCAGGGCTTCGTCAGTGAGACCCCCAATTTCATCGTCCCAGCGCAAAGGTGAGAGGgctggagaagggattatcacagtaTCCAGGCAACAGCCATCAGCCAGGTAGCCAGAGCCAGGGGCATCAGGATTGACCTATCCAATCCTTCCTTGTGCACGTTCAGAAGCCTTAAGGGACAGGGGAGGTGCTGGCTCAGGTGGCTCTGGACCGAGAAGCTCCCCCAGCCTTTACCTTGCCCTTTCACCTCAGAGCTGAGCCTGTGCTGATGGTTCACCAGCCAACACCTCCATCCAGGGACCTAGAAGCCCCGTTCCAGCCATCCGTCCTGCCTGCAGACCCTCCAGAGGGCCCACCACCAGGTAAGGACTCAAGCAGAGGGATGAGACTTGGGGTTCTGGAAAATCCTAGTTAAGTTTTGAAATGTCTATGGAGAGGTGGGAGTGGAGCTTAACCCCCGCCCTGAGCAGCGCAGTGTGTGGAGATGGGGTATAGACTTCAGAGGCTTGAGGTTCATGTCCTAAATGCAGGACTTAGTGTTTTAGGGGTAGCCTTATTCCTCTGTGGACAAATTTTAGTGTTTGGGGGAGGAGCTGAGGCCACAGAGGTGGGGGTTAGACACCTGCAGCTGAGGATGCCTACCTGTGACCCTCTCCTTTCCTCAGCCCCAGATCCTGCTCTGGAGCCCCCGTCCACTCCACCACCGTCCAGCCTTTTACGTCCCCGCCTCAGTCCCTGGGGTTTGGCCCCCCTCTTCCGTTCCGTCCGCTCCAAGCTGGAGAGCTTTGCTGACATCTTCCTCACACCCAATAAAGCCCCACGGCCCCAGCCCCCATCACCCCCCATGAAGCTGGAGTTGAAGATCGCCATCTCAGAGGCTGAGCAGTCTGGGGCTGCTGAGGGCACTGCATCTGTCAGCCCCCGGCCCCCTATCCGCCAGTGGCGGGCTCAGGACCACAATACCCCAGCACTCCCTAAGCCCTCTCTGGGCCGAAGCCACTCCTGCCCTGATCTGGGGCCCCCTGGCCCAGGCACCTGCACCTGGCCACCTGCTCCGCCCCAACCAATACGGCCACGGCCACGGCGGCACACTGTGGGTGGTGGGGAAATGTCCCAAGCCCCACCACCCCCTCGGCCCTGTCTCCGGAAAGAGGTCTTCCCTCTCGGAGGAGTGGGAGCCCCCCCTTCTCTCGTCACATCTTGCTTGCCCTCGGCATCCACTTCCTCCTTCTCCGAACCAGCCGAACCCAGGTAGTGCTCTCAATAAATCTTCCTTGAAGCCCTGGCCATGGCCTgggcccagcctccttccccaaGTATCTAGTGGGCAGGAGATGGGGATATTGCTGTGAATCTTGTTTGTCCCTGAGCCTTGACCTTCTCGGCAGGTTGGGCTCAACCAAGGGGAAGGAGCCAACCGAGGGGAAGGACCAGGTGCTTTCAGACTCTGAGACCAAGGTAGGATTACAGACAGGGGGAGGAAATAGGTGGGGACCTAAGCCCATGTCACTCACCCTCTGCCTCATTTTTGCAGACCATGGGAAAGGTCTCTCGATTCAGAATACGCAGGACACCAGCCCGTTCTCAGCTAAACCTTACACCAATGGGGCTGCCCCGACCAATCAGGTGAGAGGCTCAGTAGGCATGGAGCTATCTTGGCTAAACAGGTGTAGGGGGCTGAATATGTCCCCTGAAGTGTAGCTTTGTCTCCTCTCAAGGAGCACAGTCCAGCCTAGAGGACTGAATTCAGTGTGGACATGGTTTGTGCTTAGAACTGCCTGTCTGCCTCAGGCAGCACTCCTGTCCCTGACATGGCCCAGAAACTGAAATAGAGACCAGCCCTTACCTATccctttttttggttgttgttgttttttttttgttgagacagagtctcactctgttgcgcgagctagagtgccatggcgtcaagctcacagcaacctcaaactcctggactcaagcgatcctcctgcctcagcctcctgagtagctgggactacaggcatgtgccaccatgcccggctaatttttttctatacatattttcagctgtccagatcatttctttctatttttagtagagacggggtctcgctcttgctcaggatggtctcaaactgctgacctcgagcgatcctcccacctcagcctcccagagtgctaggattacaggtgtgagccaccgcgcccagccttacCTATCACTTTTTCAGGCCCCATTAGCCCAAGGGTTCTCAA is a genomic window containing:
- the PRR14 gene encoding proline-rich protein 14 isoform X1 produces the protein MLTLRPPLSEWNFGEPKLTGGEGSHGVRLEEPRCRSLGSPRDSPGAAAYPMDLPGDSSPPGQPRLCRQPLARALWGAGSPKRPRLQPLGAPSALEKASRRVLAVVLEDVMAAHMAPLVSQEETSIPQHHSYRQDSVRIQPPASLPLQAAWSSQARPPDPLHLCREPLSRIHRPSSALRQRSKTNPGPEEGPSQKVDRVPQPTLVVMLEDIASPRPPAEGFVSETPNFIVPAQRAEPVLMVHQPTPPSRDLEAPFQPSVLPADPPEGPPPAPDPALEPPSTPPPSSLLRPRLSPWGLAPLFRSVRSKLESFADIFLTPNKAPRPQPPSPPMKLELKIAISEAEQSGAAEGTASVSPRPPIRQWRAQDHNTPALPKPSLGRSHSCPDLGPPGPGTCTWPPAPPQPIRPRPRRHTVGGGEMSQAPPPPRPCLRKEVFPLGGVGAPPSLVTSCLPSASTSSFSEPAEPRLGSTKGKEPTEGKDQVLSDSETKTMGKVSRFRIRRTPARSQLNLTPMGLPRPIRLNKKEFSLEEIYTNKNYQSPTTRRTFETIFEEPRERNGTLIFTSSRKLRRAVEFRDSSHPRSRRPSRTVRAAAGRTLTPNLAPSPDVGPLLQQRLEELDALLLEEEKVDGEQPHRT
- the PRR14 gene encoding proline-rich protein 14 isoform X2; its protein translation is MDLPGDSSPPGQPRLCRQPLARALWGAGSPKRPRLQPLGAPSALEKASRRVLAVVLEDVMAAHMAPLVSQEETSIPQHHSYRQDSVRIQPPASLPLQAAWSSQARPPDPLHLCREPLSRIHRPSSALRQRSKTNPGPEEGPSQKVDRVPQPTLVVMLEDIASPRPPAEGFVSETPNFIVPAQRAEPVLMVHQPTPPSRDLEAPFQPSVLPADPPEGPPPAPDPALEPPSTPPPSSLLRPRLSPWGLAPLFRSVRSKLESFADIFLTPNKAPRPQPPSPPMKLELKIAISEAEQSGAAEGTASVSPRPPIRQWRAQDHNTPALPKPSLGRSHSCPDLGPPGPGTCTWPPAPPQPIRPRPRRHTVGGGEMSQAPPPPRPCLRKEVFPLGGVGAPPSLVTSCLPSASTSSFSEPAEPRLGSTKGKEPTEGKDQVLSDSETKTMGKVSRFRIRRTPARSQLNLTPMGLPRPIRLNKKEFSLEEIYTNKNYQSPTTRRTFETIFEEPRERNGTLIFTSSRKLRRAVEFRDSSHPRSRRPSRTVRAAAGRTLTPNLAPSPDVGPLLQQRLEELDALLLEEEKVDGEQPHRT